The sequence below is a genomic window from Candidatus Edwardsbacteria bacterium.
AAGTCTGTGATTATTACGATAAAAACATCATCCAGGCCACCGGGTCAAGGGCCAACCTTTTTTTTGGAAAGTTTTATCAGCTTAACGGTGGGAAAAACAAGGATGAGATCAAGGGTGTTTTCGAGGTTGATTATGTGGCAGGGTCCTGCTTGCTTGTCAGAAGCGAGCTGATATCGAAAATCGGGTTTATCCCGGAGGAATATTTCCTTTTTTTCGAAGAAACAGAGTGGTGCCTGAAGTTCAAGAGGGCTGGTTATAAAGTGATGTGCCTGTGTGAAAGCGTGATCTACCACAAAGGATCAAAATCTACTGAAAAAGTTGATGGGATACAGGAATATTACATGTGCCGGAACAGTATCATATTTGAAAAAAGAAACGCCAATAAAGTCCAGTGGACGATCTTCTATTTATACAAGTTGTACAGAATGGCCTTGAGCCTGGCTAAAGGCCGTATAACAGGTAACCTGAACCAGAATATGTTAAAAGGCTTCAGGGACGGGATCGGATACCGGAAGAGTGCATGATAGAGAATGGCGCCGGAAGAGCGGGGTCCGAACAAAAGGAGATCTGTGGATAACCATATAAAAGGTTTGGTCAGCATTGTAATCCCAACCTATAATTGCGCAGATTATGTTTGCGTAGCCGTTGAATCCTGCCTCTCCCAAACCTACCAAACGATCGAAATCATAGTCGTGGATGACGGTTCCACCGACAACACCAGGCAAAGACTAAAGGCCTACATCGACCGGGCTTTGATAAAGTACCTATACCAGGAGAACGGGGAGCGATCGAAGGCCAGGAACAATGGGATAAAAAATGCCAGGGGGGAATTCCTACAGTTTCTGGACGTGGATGATCTGCTGGAGAAGTCAAAAATAGAAAAGCAGATTAATTTCCTGAAAGAGGATCCCAATTATTTCGGAGTCTATTGTGCCGCAGACCACTTTGGAGAGGTTGAAAAAAGATTTCGAAAGGCACATAAGGCACATACCGGAATAATCACAAAAGATATAATCAAAGGCAATTTTATCCTGATTAACACCATGCTGACCAGGAGGTCCGGGGTGTTATTTGACGAAAGCCTGAACACCTTGGAGGATTGGGACTACTGGTTCCATGTCAGCCTGAATGGAAGGCGGTTCGGATATATCGATGAAAAACTGTGCCTGGTCAGAAGGCATCAAAGGAACACATCTAAAAACGGGCTGGCCATGCTCCAGGGGGAGCTGGCGGTTTTAAACAAAATGGAGACAACGGGCGTCTATCCGGCCGAGGTCAAATATTACAGGTTCGAGAGGATGTATTTTTTGGGGATGAAGGGGGCCGGGAAGTCTTTGAGGGATGCCATAGCCCTGGATCCTAAAAAGATATTCACATGCCTGTTATTCTTGACGAAAACCTGGGGAAGAAAGGCTTTGGGATATTTGGGGGCTACCCTATGCCTGAGCCTGCCATGAAGCTGATAGATCGATAGGAGAAGGATGTTGGTAGCAACAAAGGGCGGGAGATGAATATCATCGCCGTGGTGGTCTTGTACCAATGCCGCACGGACCAGTCCCCAACCATCGCAACCCTGTCCCGGAAGAAAAACCTAATATAGAAAACGGCAATGTTTTTTCGCATAGTATGGGGATCCAGCTAAAAAGATAAACCCGGGGCCCAGAATGCAGGCCGGGCCAATCTTCGGATGCACTGACCGTCAAGCAATTGGGGTATGTCAACAAAAGACAATAGGCTATCAAAGGAGAAGATATCATGAAAGAAAATGCAGCGAAAAAAATAGTATTTGCTATTTACAAATTATATTTCAATTTAATTGGGGGTAGTCTTGACAAATATTATTTAGGCAAAGATGTCCCGTTATCTGATATTGTCGGTCATAAGAATTTTATGAACTATTTATCTAAAATTGGAAATCACCAAGGCATGAAAATATTGGAAATTGGCAGCAGGGAAGTGACGGGAAAATCGATGGCGCGAAAAATGTTTGCCAATGCGAACTATGTCGGTTTTGATTATTATCCCGGCCCCAATGTCGATGTGGTCGGGGACGCCCACAAATTATCCCAGTATTTCGATGAAAAATTTGACATCATTTATTCCTCCGCTGTTTTCGAACATTTGGCGATGCCGTGGGTCGCGGCCAAGGAAATCGCAAAACTGCTGAAGGTCGGCGGCATCGTTTTTGTCGAAACCCATTTCGCCTATTCATCGCATGAAAGGCCCGGGCATTTTTATCATTATACCGACATGGCCTTGAAAACACTGTTTTCTCCGGCCCTGGGATTTGAGTGTCTGGAATCCGGCATGTGCAATCCCATTGTGGGCAGATTTTCATCTCTGGCGGATGAAGACTTGAAATACCGGCGGGTAGTGGGGCTTTACTGCCACAGCGAGTACCTCGGCCGTAAGATACGGGAGGTGGCGAATTTTAACTGGGACGATTTATCACTGGAGGAAATCGTGAAAGATACAAAATATCCCCCGCCCAGTAAAAATGAGAATGAGTAGGCTGCCCGGCCCATCTTGAAAACCGGGAACCGCAACACCGATAGCAAAGGGCAGAGAATGAACATCATCGCCGTGGTGGTCTTGTACCAATGTCGCACGGACCAGTCCCCAACCATCGCCTCCCTGGTGCGCTCCTGGGAGCATTGTCAGGATAAAGGACTGGAACTGAAGCTGGTCATCTATGACAACAGCCCGGAACCCCAACGGGTGACCGTCCCGCTGCCTTTCGACCATCAATATGTCCACGATGCCGCCAACGGCGGGCTGGCGGCGGCCTACAACTTCGCTTTGGGATCCGATCCGGGCGATCATTGCCCATGGCTTTTGTTGCTTGACCATGACTCGAATCTGCCGGCTGATTTCATCTCAGTTGCAGCCCGGTCCTTGTCGGCGATCAATCTGGACCCTGTTGTGGCTGCGGTGGTTCCCATGGTTACCAATGTCGGTGCCCCAATATCTCCGGCTCTGGTAAAAAAGGGGGGAAGGATCAGGCCGATTTGGAACCCGGCCCAGGGGGTTTGCCGGCAGGAGGTCACGGCCATCAATTCCGGCACCCTGGTGCGGAAATCATTCGTATCTGAAATCGGCGGTTTCAATAAACAGTTTAGCCTGGACTATCTTGATCACTGGCTGTTCGCCGAAATTAACCGTCGGGGAAGGAAAGTGTATATCACCGACACCATCATCAGCCATGACCTTTCGATCGGGAATACTGCCAGGCCGGTGTCCCCCGAACGTTACCAGGCGGTTCTGCGGGCCGAGACGCTGTTCTACCGGGTTTCCAAAAACCGGGGTGATTTTATCTACCATATGTTCAATCTGGCGGTAAGGGCTGGTCGACAATGTCTAAGGGGCAACAGGAAGTTATCCGGCCTGACATTGAAGCACCTTTTTAATATCGCAGCAAACCGATAGGCTCCAATGAAATCGTTATTAATTAAAGCATTTTACATCTGTATTTGGATCTACTGCGGCATCGCATTTTTTGACCCTTCGGATTATATCCTGGGGGTTAAGCTTCCGTTCTTCGCCCTGATCCTATTCATATTCCTGATGCTGAACCTTTTTGATCGGGCGGTTTTACCCGAAGATCTGCTGCTGAGGGTGATCTTCATTGCCTTTATGCTTCCAGCCTTCTTTCTGGGTGTGTTCATGGTCCGCCATCCCGGACAAAGCCTGACAGATGGCCTTTCCCTGGTGCGGGGGCTTTGGGCAATCATGCTGGTGCTGCCGGTGGTCGCCATGGGGGTAGACCTGCGAAAACCGATGTTTCTTTGCATTGGAATTATGATGCTGAGTATCATAGGCCTTCAGGTCTGCTCCGCCATAGATCCAAAACTCTACGAAAAAATTTCGATTTTTCTGATAGATAATTCTGTAGCACTGATAGGCTTTCGCAATTTTGGGGAACTGGACCTGGTGATGATATTCTTTGTTACCACCCCGCTCCTGGTCATCCCGGTGCCTTTCCTGATCGGGACGATTTTCGGCCAGGGGAGTGCGTGGGGTTGGCGGGTCGGAGCCACCATTTTTCTATTCTTGATTCTGCTGGCATCCTTCCTATCGGCCTCGCGGGCGGTATTTTTTATTTTGCTGGCAGAATGCCTGACCTGTTTTTTGGTCATCGTCAGGCACCGGCCCAGGCTGCTGGCCGGGGCCCTGGTGACGGCGGCCGTCTTTTCCCTGCTGGTCCTGCTGGCCATCCAAAGGACTTCGTTGCTATCGGCGGAAGAACAATCGAACACGGTCAAGATAGCCCATTACAAATCTTTTCTGACCTTCATCGATGAGAATCCCATAGTCCTTTTAACCGGAGACGGCTTGGGGGCCCAGTACTACAGCAATGCTCCGGGAATCAACCGGGAGGTCTATCAGACCGAGCTGACCTATCTCGATATTATCAGATATTTTGGTTTGGCCGGCTGCCTTTGTTTTTTACTGCTGCTGGTCGTTCCGTTTTTCTCCACGATCCCTGACCGGTTGAATATGATGGGATTTCTGGCCTATCTCGTCGTGGCCGGGAACAATCCGCTCCTGTTTAATTCCACCGGGATGCTGGCGGTTGTCTTTTTTTGGTCCCAGCAGTATCGATCATATTGTAAACAAGGCCTTGGGGCAGGGTCCTCCAGCTTACCTTCCCTGGGAGTGACACGATGAAGACCCCTTCTTCCGACCCTGGGATCAGCGTCATCATCGTCAATTGGAACGGGCTGGCCCTGCTGGACGAATGCCTGCAATCGTTGGAAAAGCAGACCTTTCAGGATTACGAAATCATACTGGTCGACAACGGTTCGACCGACGGCTCGGCGGAGTGGGTCCGCCGGCATTATCCCCGGGTAAAGTTACTGACCCTGAAATCCAACCTGGGTTTCAGCGCCGGGAACAACGCCGGGCTGGGCCTGGCCCGGGGGGAATTCATAGCTTTGCTCAACAACGACACCAAGGCAGAACCCGATTGGCTGGCCGTCCTTTATAGCTGCCTTCAGGCCGACGGCCGTATCGCCGCCTGTGATTCCAGAGTTCTTTATTACGATCAGCCCCGATTGGTCTGGAGCTCCGGCGGCAGCTATACGGTGGCGGGATCCGTTTTCGCCCGGTTGAACCGGGAGCCGGATCAAAAGGACGATCAACAGCCGGTTGACGTTTTCATAGCCATTGCCTGCGCCGCCCTCTACCGGAAAAAGGTGATCGATGAAATCGGTTTTTTTGATGAGGACTATTTCAACGGATACGAGGATGTGGACTGGTCCTTTCGGGCCCATTTATTTGGCTATCGGATAGTCAATGAACCTAGGGCCCGGGTATATCATAAAGTGTCAACCACCCAGGTCCACAACAGCCCGGAGTTTGTTTACCACGGGCAGCGGAACGTCAGTATCACCTTTATCAAGAATATGCCGGGCGCACTGCTTTGGAAGTACTGGCCATTACATTTGATCTACATGATGGGAAGCTTTATCTATTTCGCAAAAGTCGGCCAATTGTCGGCCTTTCTCAGAGCTAAATGGGACTTGATCCATAATCTTCCCGCTCTCTGGCGGAAAAGGAGGGACCTGCAGGGCAAAGCCAGACTCTCCTCAACGGCGGTGGAAACGATGCTGGAGAAAAAATGGCTGGGGATAAAAGTTAAGAAATTTGAAAATAAAAACCATGCCGCAGGATAGCTTCAATCATTCAGGAATTTTCTTTTTAACCAGGTAGGGAAGGGGCCAAGGGATTTGACGAAACCTTTGAAGGCAGTGTTCATCTGCCAGTATTATCCGCCCGAGCAGGCTCCCATCGGTGTGATGCTTAAGGAGCTGGCCGAGGATATGGTGAAAAACGGCCACAGGGCGACAGTAGTGACGGGATTCCCCAATCATCCTTCGGGGAAACTCTTTCCCGGCTTTAAAAGAAAACCGTTCGGCATCACCTGGCAAGGCGGGGTCAGGATAATCAGGTGCTGGCTCTGGCTTTCCTCCAGCAAAACGACCTTCAGTCGGCTACTGAACTTCATCAGCTTCGGGATCACCTCCTTTCTGGCGGTATTGCTTTTTGAAAAGCCGGACCTGATCATGGCGGTGTCTCCCCCGTTGTCTAACGGCATCGTAGCCATGATGCTTAAGGGGCTTAAAAGATGCCGCTACATATTCAACGTTCAGGACATCTATCCCGATGCTGCCATGAATGTGGGGGTGATAAAACACCGGGGAGTGATAGGCCTTTTCAAAAAGCTGGAAATGGCGATCTACCGCAAAGCCCGGAAAGTGACCGTCATCTCCGAGGGATTTAAAGAGAACCTGATATTAAAGGGTTTGGATCCCGAGAAAATCGACATCATCTACAACTGGATAGATTCGGCTGAAATAGTTCCCAAGCCCAAGGACAATGCCTTTGCCCTAGAGCAGGGGCTGACCGGAAAGTTCGTGGTGCTATATTCGGGGACCATCGGGGTGATATCGGGGGCGGAGATAATGCTGGAATGTGCCCAAAGCCTGAACCTTTATTCGGACATTCTTTTTCTGATGGTGGGGGAGGGCGTGGTCAAGGACAGAATAAAGACCGCCGCCGGCCAAAAGGACCTGAAGAATATTATGCTGCTGCCGTTCCAGCCCCGGGAGATATTGTCCGAGGTGCTTTCCTCGGCCGACCTGGCGGTGCTTACCCTCCAGAAGAACCGGGGCCAAAGCTCGGTGCCCAGCAAGCTGCTGGGGTACCTGGCGGCCGCCCGGCCGGTGGCGGCCAGCCTGGATGCTGACAGCGATACTGCCAGATTCATAAACCGGGCCCGGTGCGGAATCTGCGTACCGGCCGAAGACGCTGCCGGGTTGACGGCGGCAATTCTGTCCCTATATAACGATCCGGCCCGGAGAGCCAGTCTGGGGCAAAACGGGAGGGAGTTCCTACTGCAATACTGCGACCGGGAATCAGCCACAGCCCAGTACCAGAAACTGATGGAAGAATGTGTCAATCGGAAAACATGATACGAAAGATGACATTAACGGATATAGACCCGGTGGTGCAGACGCATCTTTTAAGTTTCCCAAAATTCTTCCTAAGCATTTTGGGTCCCAGGTTTTTGTCCCTGTATTATTCGTCCGTGTGCTCGGACTCCAGCGGCATTGCCCTGGTGGGACTTAACCAGGCCGGTCGGGTAACAGGGTTTGTGGCCGGGACCACCAACCCCAGGGGCTTTTATACCCGTCTGCTGAAAAAACGGTGGCTGAAATTCGCGATGGCATCCTTTTCGGCTGTCTTGCAAAAACCATCGATCATTCCGCGAATGCTGGGAGCCTTGAGCTTTCCCAAAGAAAACCCCGTCGGACAGGACGTGGCCGGACTGTACTCCATAGGGATATCGCCCGATGATCAGCAGCAGGGAATGGGGCGGCAGCTGGTGGCGGAGTTCCTAATAGAAGCCCGGATTCGGGGGTGCCGGCAGGTATTTTTAACCACCGACCGAGACGACAATGACGGGGTGAACGGCTTTTACCAAAAGAACAAATTCACAATAAAACGCCAATTTGTCACGCCTCAGGGGCGCCGGATGAACGAGTATTGGATAGACCTTTAATGGATAGAAAGAAACTGGCATATTTTTTGGATCAGACGACCCAGTTGGCAATGGTCGGGTTCGTGGGCTCATTGCCGGTGTCGATCGCCTTCACCCAAAGCTCGTTGTTTTTAGGCTGGCTGGCCTGGCTTTTGAAATG
It includes:
- a CDS encoding glycosyltransferase family 2 protein is translated as MADQPLVYIVVLNYNGYQDTLECLESLEKLSYGNFRVVVADNCSTDASESLIRAGYPGHSFIQTGKNLGYAGGNNAGIRLALEHQADYVCLLNNDTTITPEFLEPLVNWMEQDKITGIVGPKVCDYYDKNIIQATGSRANLFFGKFYQLNGGKNKDEIKGVFEVDYVAGSCLLVRSELISKIGFIPEEYFLFFEETEWCLKFKRAGYKVMCLCESVIYHKGSKSTEKVDGIQEYYMCRNSIIFEKRNANKVQWTIFYLYKLYRMALSLAKGRITGNLNQNMLKGFRDGIGYRKSA
- a CDS encoding glycosyltransferase family 2 protein; amino-acid sequence: MDNHIKGLVSIVIPTYNCADYVCVAVESCLSQTYQTIEIIVVDDGSTDNTRQRLKAYIDRALIKYLYQENGERSKARNNGIKNARGEFLQFLDVDDLLEKSKIEKQINFLKEDPNYFGVYCAADHFGEVEKRFRKAHKAHTGIITKDIIKGNFILINTMLTRRSGVLFDESLNTLEDWDYWFHVSLNGRRFGYIDEKLCLVRRHQRNTSKNGLAMLQGELAVLNKMETTGVYPAEVKYYRFERMYFLGMKGAGKSLRDAIALDPKKIFTCLLFLTKTWGRKALGYLGATLCLSLP
- a CDS encoding class I SAM-dependent methyltransferase, producing MKENAAKKIVFAIYKLYFNLIGGSLDKYYLGKDVPLSDIVGHKNFMNYLSKIGNHQGMKILEIGSREVTGKSMARKMFANANYVGFDYYPGPNVDVVGDAHKLSQYFDEKFDIIYSSAVFEHLAMPWVAAKEIAKLLKVGGIVFVETHFAYSSHERPGHFYHYTDMALKTLFSPALGFECLESGMCNPIVGRFSSLADEDLKYRRVVGLYCHSEYLGRKIREVANFNWDDLSLEEIVKDTKYPPPSKNENE
- a CDS encoding glycosyl transferase family 2 gives rise to the protein MKTGNRNTDSKGQRMNIIAVVVLYQCRTDQSPTIASLVRSWEHCQDKGLELKLVIYDNSPEPQRVTVPLPFDHQYVHDAANGGLAAAYNFALGSDPGDHCPWLLLLDHDSNLPADFISVAARSLSAINLDPVVAAVVPMVTNVGAPISPALVKKGGRIRPIWNPAQGVCRQEVTAINSGTLVRKSFVSEIGGFNKQFSLDYLDHWLFAEINRRGRKVYITDTIISHDLSIGNTARPVSPERYQAVLRAETLFYRVSKNRGDFIYHMFNLAVRAGRQCLRGNRKLSGLTLKHLFNIAANR
- a CDS encoding O-antigen ligase family protein, which codes for MKSLLIKAFYICIWIYCGIAFFDPSDYILGVKLPFFALILFIFLMLNLFDRAVLPEDLLLRVIFIAFMLPAFFLGVFMVRHPGQSLTDGLSLVRGLWAIMLVLPVVAMGVDLRKPMFLCIGIMMLSIIGLQVCSAIDPKLYEKISIFLIDNSVALIGFRNFGELDLVMIFFVTTPLLVIPVPFLIGTIFGQGSAWGWRVGATIFLFLILLASFLSASRAVFFILLAECLTCFLVIVRHRPRLLAGALVTAAVFSLLVLLAIQRTSLLSAEEQSNTVKIAHYKSFLTFIDENPIVLLTGDGLGAQYYSNAPGINREVYQTELTYLDIIRYFGLAGCLCFLLLLVVPFFSTIPDRLNMMGFLAYLVVAGNNPLLFNSTGMLAVVFFWSQQYRSYCKQGLGAGSSSLPSLGVTR
- a CDS encoding glycosyltransferase, giving the protein MKTPSSDPGISVIIVNWNGLALLDECLQSLEKQTFQDYEIILVDNGSTDGSAEWVRRHYPRVKLLTLKSNLGFSAGNNAGLGLARGEFIALLNNDTKAEPDWLAVLYSCLQADGRIAACDSRVLYYDQPRLVWSSGGSYTVAGSVFARLNREPDQKDDQQPVDVFIAIACAALYRKKVIDEIGFFDEDYFNGYEDVDWSFRAHLFGYRIVNEPRARVYHKVSTTQVHNSPEFVYHGQRNVSITFIKNMPGALLWKYWPLHLIYMMGSFIYFAKVGQLSAFLRAKWDLIHNLPALWRKRRDLQGKARLSSTAVETMLEKKWLGIKVKKFENKNHAAG
- a CDS encoding glycosyltransferase family 4 protein yields the protein MTKPLKAVFICQYYPPEQAPIGVMLKELAEDMVKNGHRATVVTGFPNHPSGKLFPGFKRKPFGITWQGGVRIIRCWLWLSSSKTTFSRLLNFISFGITSFLAVLLFEKPDLIMAVSPPLSNGIVAMMLKGLKRCRYIFNVQDIYPDAAMNVGVIKHRGVIGLFKKLEMAIYRKARKVTVISEGFKENLILKGLDPEKIDIIYNWIDSAEIVPKPKDNAFALEQGLTGKFVVLYSGTIGVISGAEIMLECAQSLNLYSDILFLMVGEGVVKDRIKTAAGQKDLKNIMLLPFQPREILSEVLSSADLAVLTLQKNRGQSSVPSKLLGYLAAARPVAASLDADSDTARFINRARCGICVPAEDAAGLTAAILSLYNDPARRASLGQNGREFLLQYCDRESATAQYQKLMEECVNRKT
- a CDS encoding GNAT family N-acetyltransferase → MTLTDIDPVVQTHLLSFPKFFLSILGPRFLSLYYSSVCSDSSGIALVGLNQAGRVTGFVAGTTNPRGFYTRLLKKRWLKFAMASFSAVLQKPSIIPRMLGALSFPKENPVGQDVAGLYSIGISPDDQQQGMGRQLVAEFLIEARIRGCRQVFLTTDRDDNDGVNGFYQKNKFTIKRQFVTPQGRRMNEYWIDL